AAatctttatataaaaaaaatacattgatGTTTGTGCACTAATGTGTATAATTCAGCGACGCCTAGCGGTGAGGTGTAGACTTCACCGTAAAGTTAGAAACATTCAAAGGAACTTCTGTGATCAATAACTTATAGACATATTTCGAATACTAGCGGCTACAGCTTCATTTTCACCAGAGTCTTTGATCTCTACCGTGACGCCGCAGcgcagggaccgtctacaaaggGCAACGCCcgggaaaacacattttaaaaaaatattcactatCTACACCATGAAACATCGTCGATCTCACGTTTCCTTTGGATGAGACGACACCGCTTAGCGTGAACGAATATGTCtcttttttgtgaatatttatcAGTAATAATTGTCAATACAACACCACTCAGTTTGATTAAATTTGTATAGTTATTGTGAATATAGTAACTGAAGTAATGATTTTCAATAGTTTCACAACACTGTATTATGGCGACGTTATCAAATAATTACTcaaatatatttacaaaaagGTCCAGAAGCACAGTATCAAACTGAGTGGTGTCTGATGAAGgtattacatgtttttaaaatagctactttgtagacggtccctgctgcaacaacccaaaacacacaggacagaaaacaccagAATATTCAGAAACTCAAGTTTGTCTATGGGAGCGCTTGTTCTCTTACAAAGACTTTACACGATCCAGACTTCTCAGGATCCAGACCTCACAGGATCCACACTTCACATGATCCTCAGAAATCATTAGaaactggatcattttggtttgtggacaaaatcaagacgtttgagaacttGATCATTtccagtttgacaaacactgatcaatattttcacgcattttctgaaccaaagaACTCATGGattaatgtagaaaataatcatcagatgaatggatgatgaaaataaagttgactATAAAATGACTGAATAATTTGTTACACATCACAATAATGAGAATATTTGACACAGGGGAGCTGGAGTTCTTCTGGAGGGAAAGGTGCTGGACGTCTCCAGACATGTGGTCAGCGATGTCAAAAACCACAAGgtaacacaacataaacacctCTTGCTTGTGTCCAGCTTATCTCCAGACTCTTGTCTCTCTTGGTTCTGGTCAGGTTCGCTTCTACGTTCTGTATGTCAAACCCAGCCGCGTCCATCAGAGGAAGTTTGAtgacagaggaaatgaaatCGAGCCAAACTTCAGCGACACCAAGAAGGTCAACACAGGTCATCTCCTGTCATCCTACAGTGAGTCCAACAAAAACACGTCCACATGTGAAAACTGACGTGGTCTCTGGTCACTGACGTGGTCTCTGACGTGGTCTCTGTGTCTGAGCAGAAGTGGAAGCTAAGGGTCAGTCGGACCGTCTGTCTCACGAGCAGCTGTCAGCGATGGTGAACAAGGATGAGCTGGTGAAAATAACGGAGAAGCACCGACCCGCCGGTACCTGGGCCTTCTGGTTCCCAGAGACGGAGCTGGACAAAACAGAGCTGGAGACGGGACACGAGGTCCGGCTGAAGACCAGAGGAAACTGTCCCTTCATCTGTGAGTGTCGCCAAAAACACTTCGTACGAAATGCTGAGACCAGTTTCACGGTCGTCACGGTGATGAAGCGTTGTTATTCAGTAACCCCGCCCACTTTTAGACCAGTGCTGGttcattttgttcattaaatCTTCACagtcaataacacacacacagaaaatcagtgattttagctgctggtcctctgctgcctcgtgtgtgtgtgagtgtgtgtgtgggagagtgagtggtttacaaatgtctgtctcacagtgaaataaagacgtcatgtcagcagcagggggcgctcacagcacagtgctGATTGTGACTAAATCAAACTTCATTTCTTGCTTCATTATTATAATGTggtcttttactttgaaagtctCCATTGCTAAAGTGGAGGGTGGCTCAGTGACCAGGTGTACCTTTACTGGAGATGAAAACGCTGGAGCTTCATGGACGGACAAGATCCTGGCCAACAAAGTCCACGCAGAAGACGctgagcgaggaggaggaggaggagcagcagcaggaggagaaggagctgaTGAGGATGAATGGGTGAGGTCACtttacagatgtttttattttcttttatttgtgtgtgaacatcatGAGCTCACACAactatgctaagctaactgtttTCTGGGGCTAATTCTAAGCTAACTGTTCTTCAGGGGACTGATGCTAAGCTGCTAACTGTTATAATAACTTATTTGATTTATAAGGCACTATTGTTAAGGGTATTGCTAAATTAACTACGCTcttaatgctaatgctaagctaagtaATCTCCTAGGGCCAATGTTAAGATAATTAATTTCTTGGAGCTAAGCTAAAATCTGTCCTGAGCCAATGTTAAGCTAACTACTTTCTTGGTGCTAAAGCTAAGCTAAGAGAGCTAGCTACTAAAGCTAAGCAATCTATGTCCGCAGtccagtgtgacagtgagttaTCAGGTTGTCACCTCGCTCTCTTTCTGCCCCGCCCTCTCTGGCTGCTTAGCCTGGTGTTAACATGTTAACACGGCTACTGTCCTCCATCTTTGATCTGCCTTTGATCCATCTTTGACTTGGCTCTGATCTGCCTTTGATCTATCGTTGACCTGGCTGTGATCTGCCTTTGATCCATCTTCTTCACTGAAGGTCATAAAACTTAAtgtttcttgtctttgtttctctcaggACGAGTGAGGAAATCGTTTCCTGgcagaactgaactgaacctgAACTTGTGGCAGATCtccagtctgtctctctctgtgtctctgtccgtgTCTCTCCGTGTCGCTCTCTGAgtctctccgtgtctctctctgtctctgtgtctctctctgtctgtctctgtatctgtctgtctgtctgtgtctgtgtctgtgtctctctggtCTCTATGTCTGTCTGCCCTGTGTCTCTCtcgtgtctgtgtctctctgtgtgtctgtgtctctctctgtgtctctctctgtgtctctctgtgtctgtctctgtgtcctcatggTTTAAAATCTTGCAGCAGGTTTGACTGTGATTCACTttaaattcacacatttatatgagatcaaatataaatattaaaaagtctGGTGGTCAGGTGACTGGTCAGGTGACTTTAaaggtgttttgtgtttgaagtGACGATAAAATTTAGATAAGACTCATGTAATCCAATCTGTGtcacgtctttatgtcactgttagacgtttgtaaaccactcactctcgcacaccaaacctcatagagaaaaccagtattttttaattcactaaaatcagacatttgaacttagtgatggaggcagcagcggatcaacaactcctgtgtgtgtgatgttaaaatcactgattttctctgaggtttggtgtgggagagtgagtggtttacaaacgtctgtctcatagtgagataaagacgtgatcatgtgacatacaTATCGTagaaactgacgtagattttattacacaagtcCTTTCAGTCCCTCATACAACCTTCAAACGTGTTTTATCCTAATATTAAACAAACTAAAAGAGCTGTTTGTCAAACTGTATGTTATCTATAATGGGAGACTCATGTTATGACACTTTATAATAATAGGTAAATATCATGTATAATAGGTAAATATCATGTATGATAATAGGTAAAAATCATCTATGATAGGTAAATATCATGTATGATAATAGGTTAATATCACATATAATAATAGGTAAATATCATGTATAATAATAGGTTAATATCACATATAATAATTGGTTAATATGTTTAATAATGGTTAAatatcatttataataaaagGTAAATATCACCTATAATAATAGGTTAATGTTTAATAACGGGTGAATATCGCGTATGATAATAGGTAAATATCACGTATGATAATAGGTTAATATGTTTAATAATGGGTAAATATCACGTATGATAATAGGTTAGTATTACGTCTAATAAAAGGTAAATATCACATAATaggtaaatatgtt
This Solea senegalensis isolate Sse05_10M unplaced genomic scaffold, IFAPA_SoseM_1 scf7180000015996, whole genome shotgun sequence DNA region includes the following protein-coding sequences:
- the LOC122762703 gene encoding arpin-like, translating into MSRIYENSCLQNKPVHSDKFEGVWSPSTYERGAGVLLEGKVLDVSRHVVSDVKNHKVRFYVLYVKPSRVHQRKFDDRGNEIEPNFSDTKKVNTGHLLSSYKVEAKGQSDRLSHEQLSAMVNKDELVKITEKHRPAGTWAFWFPETELDKTELETGHEVRLKTRGNCPFIFSIAKVEGGSVTRCTFTGDENAGASWTDKILANKVHAEDAERGGGGGAAAGGEGADEDEWDE